Proteins co-encoded in one Prevotella sp. E13-27 genomic window:
- a CDS encoding type I phosphomannose isomerase catalytic subunit has protein sequence MPLYPLLFEPNLHTVVWGGNQLRPYKGLTPTEEPIGESWEVSAVPSSTSIVSNGFWKGRNLVSVISEMPVEILGEAVARQYDNQLPLLVKFIDAKRDLSIQVHPNDEMAHRVHGKMGKSEMWYVIKAEPGSYLYAGFKDQITPDEYQRRVSDGTITDVLARHEVKSGDVFYIPAGRVHAICGGIMLAEVQQSSDVTYRIFDYNRPGMDGKPRELHTELAAQALDYHVEREYRTVYQDEADRAVQIIDSPYFDVRVTEMTAPFHRNLKKYDSFIIMMCIEGDCKLRIRETGCEVLIKAGNSCLIPASIADYDVFPLNSRSIVLDAFIDNMDRSLSSLVTRFLHITNK, from the coding sequence ATGCCACTCTATCCGTTACTTTTCGAACCAAATCTCCACACCGTTGTGTGGGGCGGCAATCAGTTACGCCCCTATAAAGGATTAACTCCCACTGAAGAGCCCATTGGCGAAAGTTGGGAGGTTAGTGCCGTGCCATCGAGCACAAGCATCGTGAGCAATGGCTTCTGGAAGGGTAGGAATCTCGTTTCAGTCATCAGCGAGATGCCTGTTGAAATCCTTGGCGAAGCTGTGGCAAGACAGTATGACAACCAGCTGCCACTATTGGTGAAGTTCATCGATGCCAAGCGCGACCTCAGCATACAGGTCCATCCCAACGACGAGATGGCACACCGCGTTCATGGCAAGATGGGCAAGTCAGAGATGTGGTATGTCATCAAGGCCGAGCCAGGCAGCTATCTCTATGCCGGCTTCAAAGACCAGATAACTCCTGATGAGTATCAGCGCCGAGTGTCCGATGGCACCATTACTGATGTGCTCGCCCGTCATGAGGTGAAGTCTGGCGATGTCTTTTATATTCCAGCCGGACGTGTTCATGCCATCTGTGGCGGCATAATGCTTGCCGAGGTTCAGCAGTCGTCCGATGTCACCTATCGCATCTTCGACTATAACCGTCCTGGCATGGACGGCAAGCCTCGCGAGCTCCACACCGAGCTGGCTGCTCAGGCGTTAGACTATCATGTGGAGCGTGAATATCGCACAGTCTATCAGGATGAGGCCGACCGTGCCGTTCAGATTATTGATTCACCTTATTTCGACGTGCGTGTGACAGAGATGACAGCCCCGTTCCATCGTAACCTGAAGAAGTACGACAGCTTCATTATCATGATGTGTATCGAGGGCGACTGTAAACTCCGAATCCGTGAAACTGGCTGTGAGGTATTAATAAAAGCAGGTAACAGTTGCCTGATACCTGCTTCCATTGCCGACTACGACGTCTTTCCTCTGAACTCTCGTTCCATTGTCCTCGACGCATTCATCGACAACATGGATCGCTCTCTCTCCAGCCTTGTCACTCGCTTCCTGCACATCACTAATAAATAA
- a CDS encoding DNA methyltransferase, whose amino-acid sequence MAKPKQSEIKKAAQKFVAEWKNRGKEDKDYTEFWEDLLEDVFGVPKARKEIEPQSKVKFEGTTKRIDIRVKTSKVVIEQKSNDVNLDAKQKQSGKDANGNPLELTPMDQAIRYYNNLDTPDQGRYVIACNFKEFRIWDSYHKNAPQRRILLEELPLRWRELKFLIEPYRPEGFVDEKREERVSSTASEFIRNLYDTIYASKKEWTKNELQSLNMFCVRIVFCLFAEDAGIFDDGQFRTFLDKFNAKDLSKKFDALFFWLDMTDPKRREYYKLADVEVQQFPYVDGGLFNNADLYETPAINKAAFDILKSAWDLKLKDTDETFDWSEISPTNFGCIFESTVDSEVRESGGMHYTTPSNIHRVIDPLFMDDLKEELEHIIALPIDTKGQKDVKYAKLEAFRDRLSSMRFLDPACGSGNFLTETYKSLHTLELLAIESELEFRHDAIMENQDPCKVRMGQFFGIEIDHFAASVARASLWIAECQLIQETKKVLHCNIDPLPLEKNTNVIQADALIVDWNEVLKRKSTTETYIIGNPPFQGAKKMNDEQKVSLRHAMPSRLPDGNKLWDKQGKLDFVCAWYAKAAEYMEGKKNTTAAFVSTNSIVQGDLEAPLWYPLMSHYNLQILFAWRSFKWYNEADKMAQVFCVIVGFYLNKRKRTVSHRIFEEGKDVIVADNINGYLLNAENLFVWDRTKALSNIPEMVSGNKPIDDGNYLFREDDMRDFVKNEPASEKYFHPWYGSEEFINRRPRYCLWLGDCSPNELADMPLSRKRVEAVQEYRKKQGYDETTQLYQKPRRFHVEVMPKSDYIVIPSVSSKNRQYVPMGYLAPNDMASNLVLVIPDGSLFTLGVLMSRIHMAWMRIVCGRMKEDYRYTKGIVYNNFPWPSVTEEQKYVITQATQRILDVRNKYANSTFEQLYNSSLMPDDLIDAHEENNRAVAAIYAQYGINLNMTDEEIAIILMRVCTKLAAPKPKKRKKLGSKKIAKK is encoded by the coding sequence ATGGCTAAACCTAAGCAATCAGAGATAAAGAAGGCCGCACAGAAGTTTGTTGCGGAATGGAAGAACCGAGGCAAGGAAGACAAGGACTACACAGAGTTCTGGGAAGACCTACTTGAAGATGTATTTGGCGTACCCAAAGCGCGCAAGGAGATTGAACCCCAATCGAAAGTAAAATTTGAGGGTACCACAAAACGCATTGATATACGTGTTAAAACATCAAAGGTTGTCATTGAGCAGAAAAGTAATGACGTTAATCTTGATGCGAAACAGAAACAGAGTGGTAAGGATGCAAATGGTAATCCTTTGGAACTTACTCCGATGGATCAGGCAATTCGCTATTATAATAATTTGGACACGCCAGACCAAGGTCGTTACGTAATTGCCTGTAACTTTAAAGAGTTCCGCATTTGGGACAGCTATCATAAAAATGCACCTCAGCGTAGGATTCTTCTTGAGGAGTTGCCGTTACGCTGGCGCGAATTGAAATTCTTGATTGAACCATACCGTCCAGAAGGTTTTGTAGACGAAAAGCGTGAAGAGCGTGTTTCGAGTACTGCCAGTGAATTCATTCGTAATCTTTATGATACCATTTATGCAAGCAAGAAAGAGTGGACTAAGAACGAACTACAATCATTGAATATGTTCTGTGTCCGCATTGTATTCTGCTTGTTTGCAGAAGATGCTGGTATCTTCGATGACGGTCAGTTCCGTACATTCTTAGATAAGTTTAATGCCAAAGACCTTAGCAAGAAATTCGATGCGCTGTTCTTTTGGCTCGACATGACCGACCCTAAACGCCGTGAGTATTACAAACTTGCTGATGTGGAAGTTCAGCAGTTCCCATATGTGGATGGTGGCCTCTTCAACAATGCTGATCTATACGAAACACCTGCCATCAACAAAGCAGCTTTCGATATATTAAAAAGTGCTTGGGACTTGAAGTTGAAGGACACTGATGAGACTTTTGACTGGAGTGAGATTTCACCCACCAACTTCGGCTGCATCTTTGAAAGTACTGTAGACAGCGAGGTGCGTGAATCAGGCGGTATGCACTACACAACCCCTTCAAACATCCATCGGGTAATAGACCCGCTGTTTATGGATGACTTGAAGGAAGAACTTGAGCACATTATTGCCTTACCAATCGATACCAAAGGCCAGAAGGATGTAAAGTACGCTAAGCTTGAGGCTTTCCGAGACCGATTGTCTTCTATGCGATTCCTCGATCCTGCTTGCGGAAGTGGCAACTTCTTGACCGAAACCTACAAATCTCTGCACACTCTTGAATTGTTAGCCATAGAAAGTGAGCTTGAGTTCCGCCACGATGCCATTATGGAGAATCAAGACCCTTGCAAGGTTCGCATGGGTCAATTCTTCGGTATTGAGATTGACCATTTTGCAGCCTCAGTTGCTCGTGCTTCGCTGTGGATTGCCGAATGTCAATTGATACAGGAGACTAAAAAGGTGTTGCATTGCAACATAGACCCACTGCCATTGGAAAAGAATACCAATGTGATTCAGGCAGATGCGTTGATCGTAGATTGGAACGAAGTGCTGAAGCGCAAGTCAACTACAGAGACCTATATTATAGGTAATCCACCATTCCAAGGTGCAAAGAAGATGAACGATGAGCAGAAAGTAAGTCTTCGACATGCTATGCCAAGCCGTCTTCCTGATGGAAATAAACTATGGGATAAACAGGGCAAACTTGACTTCGTTTGTGCATGGTATGCAAAAGCTGCAGAATACATGGAAGGCAAGAAGAATACCACTGCGGCTTTCGTTTCTACTAATAGTATTGTTCAGGGAGATTTGGAAGCCCCCTTATGGTATCCGCTAATGTCTCATTATAATCTTCAAATACTATTTGCGTGGCGATCGTTCAAATGGTACAATGAAGCAGACAAAATGGCTCAGGTTTTCTGTGTCATTGTGGGATTCTACTTAAACAAACGCAAAAGGACGGTTTCTCACAGGATTTTTGAAGAAGGTAAAGATGTTATTGTTGCAGACAATATAAATGGCTATCTGCTCAATGCTGAGAATCTGTTTGTTTGGGATAGGACAAAAGCATTAAGCAATATTCCAGAGATGGTTTCAGGTAACAAACCAATCGATGATGGAAACTATCTATTTAGGGAGGATGATATGCGGGATTTCGTAAAGAACGAACCTGCCTCTGAAAAATACTTTCATCCTTGGTATGGCTCGGAGGAATTCATAAATCGTCGCCCTCGCTATTGTCTATGGCTTGGCGACTGTTCGCCCAATGAATTGGCAGATATGCCACTCTCCAGAAAACGCGTTGAAGCGGTACAGGAATATAGGAAGAAACAAGGTTATGATGAGACAACACAATTGTATCAGAAACCACGTCGCTTCCATGTAGAAGTCATGCCTAAAAGCGATTATATCGTTATACCTTCCGTTTCATCAAAGAATAGACAGTATGTACCAATGGGTTATCTTGCGCCCAATGATATGGCAAGCAATTTGGTTTTAGTGATACCTGATGGCTCACTTTTTACATTAGGGGTGCTAATGTCACGTATTCACATGGCATGGATGAGGATAGTTTGTGGAAGGATGAAAGAAGACTATCGATACACCAAAGGAATTGTATATAATAATTTCCCATGGCCGTCAGTCACTGAAGAACAGAAATATGTTATAACTCAGGCAACTCAGCGCATACTTGATGTCAGGAATAAGTATGCCAACTCAACCTTTGAGCAACTATATAACTCAAGTCTAATGCCTGACGACTTGATAGATGCTCATGAAGAGAATAATCGTGCCGTAGCAGCCATCTATGCTCAATATGGCATCAATCTTAATATGACGGACGAAGAGATTGCAATCATTCTTATGCGTGTTTGTACAAAACTTGCAGCTCCTAAGCCTAAGAAGAGAAAAAAGCTCGGGAGTAAGAAAATAGCGAAGAAATAA
- a CDS encoding energy transducer TonB gives MKKELKSIYIEKNAKLRKDYYKVIYKFNYHNQYPELEKACVKMLFNSDCTTLEEAMQRNLDTFDKIIEPANSKTSLTNIYELAFLNGVEGRYLCYFAISNRMVSVGQKVVRNTKTRNFVYDIKRAKVLELTDIFVPAKVNEIKAIIGDKWPQINIDDKSIVIGYKVNGKMNEMELDYVSHVNAFTPEFKQLVEWEKVMRNKQQQYISQQVLGANRIVKQSEKFHNTNQWQVITGIKVFDVVEQMPEFPGGAAAMMSWLSRNIRYPSIAEENGIQGRVVCTFVVERDGSITDIQVARSVDPSLDKEAIRVLKLMPKWSPGRQNGAPVRVKYTVPVTFRLIVDNTPKKIIRR, from the coding sequence TTGAAGAAGGAACTAAAGTCAATCTACATTGAGAAAAATGCCAAGTTAAGAAAAGACTATTACAAAGTAATATATAAATTTAATTACCACAACCAGTATCCAGAACTTGAGAAAGCATGTGTGAAGATGCTCTTCAACTCTGATTGTACTACCCTTGAAGAAGCGATGCAGAGAAACCTGGATACTTTTGACAAGATTATTGAGCCTGCCAATAGCAAAACATCATTGACAAACATCTACGAATTAGCATTCTTGAATGGGGTTGAAGGACGCTATCTCTGTTATTTCGCTATTTCGAACAGAATGGTTTCTGTAGGGCAAAAAGTTGTTAGGAACACAAAGACTCGAAACTTTGTCTATGACATCAAGCGAGCAAAGGTGTTGGAGCTTACAGATATCTTTGTGCCCGCAAAGGTCAATGAAATAAAAGCCATCATAGGTGACAAGTGGCCACAAATTAATATTGATGACAAGAGTATCGTCATCGGATATAAAGTGAATGGCAAGATGAATGAAATGGAACTCGACTACGTATCACATGTAAATGCTTTTACTCCAGAGTTCAAACAGCTTGTTGAATGGGAGAAGGTTATGCGCAACAAACAGCAACAGTATATCAGTCAACAGGTACTTGGAGCAAACCGCATAGTTAAACAAAGTGAGAAATTCCATAACACTAATCAATGGCAAGTAATAACAGGAATTAAGGTTTTCGATGTTGTAGAGCAGATGCCAGAGTTCCCAGGAGGTGCAGCAGCCATGATGAGTTGGTTGAGCCGTAATATCAGATATCCTTCTATTGCTGAGGAAAATGGCATTCAGGGACGCGTGGTATGCACGTTCGTTGTAGAACGTGACGGATCTATTACCGATATACAGGTTGCACGTTCAGTAGATCCGTCTCTTGACAAAGAGGCTATCCGAGTACTTAAACTAATGCCAAAATGGAGCCCTGGAAGGCAGAACGGTGCGCCTGTCAGAGTGAAATACACTGTCCCTGTAACATTCCGATTAATTGTAGACAATACCCCCAAAAAAATAATAAGAAGATGA
- a CDS encoding glycoside hydrolase family 43 protein, producing the protein MENYWNKQQQKPHTLRNGGLWRDESGRHINAHGGGIMKYGDTYYWFGEHKDDHTSNAMVGVMCYASKDLMNWRNCGVALSVTDERGHDIERGCILERPKVIYNKVTGKFCMWFHLELKGRGYNAARYGVAVADRPEGPYKFLYSSRANAGTWPIEFDKKACAIADTLNMDNYKKWWTPSWRKAIDKGLFVKRDFAAGQMSRDMTLYIDDDGKAYHIFASEDNVTLHIAELTADYLHHTGRYTRVASGGQNEAPAIFKHDGTYWMITSGCTGWEPNEARMFSAPSIWGPWTQHPNPCRGPKAEKTFNGQSTFVLTLEDGRHIFMADIWRPRHPRDARYIWIPIEFEDNKPVIRWRDEVTF; encoded by the coding sequence TTGGAAAACTATTGGAACAAGCAACAACAAAAACCGCACACTCTTCGCAATGGCGGATTGTGGCGCGACGAGAGTGGTCGGCACATCAACGCACATGGTGGTGGCATCATGAAATATGGCGACACCTACTATTGGTTTGGCGAGCATAAGGACGACCATACCAGCAATGCTATGGTGGGCGTGATGTGCTATGCCTCGAAAGACCTGATGAACTGGCGCAACTGTGGTGTGGCGCTGAGCGTCACCGATGAGCGTGGCCACGACATAGAGCGCGGCTGCATACTGGAGCGTCCGAAGGTTATATATAATAAGGTGACAGGGAAGTTCTGCATGTGGTTCCATCTCGAACTGAAAGGAAGGGGATACAACGCAGCCCGCTATGGTGTGGCTGTAGCCGACCGTCCGGAAGGACCGTATAAGTTCCTGTATTCCTCAAGGGCTAATGCCGGCACATGGCCCATAGAGTTTGACAAGAAAGCCTGCGCTATAGCCGATACGCTTAACATGGACAATTACAAGAAATGGTGGACACCGTCATGGCGCAAGGCCATTGACAAGGGGCTATTCGTGAAGCGTGATTTTGCTGCTGGTCAGATGTCGCGTGACATGACCCTCTATATCGATGATGATGGCAAAGCCTATCATATATTCGCCTCGGAAGACAACGTGACGCTCCATATTGCGGAACTGACAGCCGACTATCTGCATCACACAGGCCGCTACACTCGTGTGGCATCTGGCGGACAGAACGAGGCACCAGCCATCTTCAAACATGACGGCACCTACTGGATGATTACCTCTGGCTGCACAGGTTGGGAGCCAAACGAGGCCCGCATGTTCTCTGCGCCCAGCATATGGGGCCCTTGGACACAGCATCCCAACCCCTGCCGCGGACCAAAGGCCGAGAAGACCTTCAATGGTCAGAGTACCTTTGTGCTCACCCTTGAGGATGGCCGTCATATCTTCATGGCCGACATCTGGCGTCCTCGTCATCCACGTGACGCCCGTTATATTTGGATTCCCATAGAGTTTGAAGACAACAAACCTGTTATCCGCTGGCGCGATGAAGTTACGTTCTAA